One Brassica napus cultivar Da-Ae chromosome C4, Da-Ae, whole genome shotgun sequence genomic region harbors:
- the LOC106412218 gene encoding probable RNA-binding protein ARP1 isoform X1, with product MAQQQRQQFQMGDTKLTKIFVGGLAWETQKDTMRRYFEQFGEIVEAVVISDKNTGRSKGYGFVTFKEGEAAMRACQNMNPVIDGRRANCNLAFLGAHKPRPPTSPRHGTGRFRSPGGAGLVSPSPQFRGSSSSSAFVQHTGQFPIPYSAYGFSGYPQEGMYPMNYYNHHLYGGQQFSPYMGPPSSGSTGMFHGYYPYYPQYNPAQSSNQAPAQAQTHHQGFSFQYTTPPAPPVLQYPYLPHQQFSSQPPPPPILSLPTSLALSLASSAPSSSSSASTSAATTATKTVVITTTAEAEASSNKDGHEAVTSSSIKIED from the exons ATGGCTCAGCAGCAGAGACAACAGTTTCAGATGGGTGATACGAAGCTGACGAAAATCTTCGTGGGAGGATTGGCTTGGGAGACGCAGAAAGATACAATGAGACGTTACTTTGAGCAGTTTGGTGAAATAGTTGAAGCTGTCGTTATTTCTGATAAGAACACTGGCAGATCCAAAGGCTATGGCTTT GTGACGTTTAAGGAAGGAGAAGCAGCGATGAGAGCTTGTCAGAATATGAATCCTGTGATTGATGGACGAAGAGCTAATTGCAATCTTGCTTTTCTTGGTGCTCACAAACCTCGTCCTCCTACTTCTCCTAGACAtg GAACAGGTAGATTTAGGTCACCAGGAGGAGCAGGATTAGTTTCTCCTTCTCCTCAGTTCAGaggctcttcttcttcctctgcttttGTTCAACACACTGGGCAATTCCCAATCCCTTACTCTGCTTATGG ATTCTCTGGTTATCCTCAAGAGGGAATGTACCCAATG AATTACTACAATCATCATCTCTATGGAGGACAGCAGTTTTCACCATATATGGGACCTCCATCATCAGGATCAACAGGAATGTTCCATGGTTACTATCCTTACTATCCTCAGTACAATCCAGCACAAAGCAGCAATCAAGCTCCAGCTCAAGCTCAAACTCATCATCAAGGTTTCAGCTTTCAATACACTACTCCTCCTGCTCCTCCTGTGTTACAATACCCTTACTTGCCTCATCAGCAATTCAGCTCTCAGCCTCCTCCACCTCCAATCCTCTCCCTTCCAACCTCTTTGGCTCTATCATTAGCATCTTCAGCTCCATCTTCATCCTCTTCAGCTTCCACCTCAG cTGCAACAACTGCAACCAAAACAGTGGTTATTACTACAACAGCAGAAGCTGAAGCTAGCAGCAACAAAGATGGTCATGAAGCAGTTACATCATCATCCATCAAGATAGAGGATTGA
- the LOC106412218 gene encoding probable RNA-binding protein ARP1 isoform X2 produces MAQQQRQQFQMGDTKLTKIFVGGLAWETQKDTMRRYFEQFGEIVEAVVISDKNTGRSKGYGFVTFKEGEAAMRACQNMNPVIDGRRANCNLAFLGAHKPRPPTSPRHGRFRSPGGAGLVSPSPQFRGSSSSSAFVQHTGQFPIPYSAYGFSGYPQEGMYPMNYYNHHLYGGQQFSPYMGPPSSGSTGMFHGYYPYYPQYNPAQSSNQAPAQAQTHHQGFSFQYTTPPAPPVLQYPYLPHQQFSSQPPPPPILSLPTSLALSLASSAPSSSSSASTSAATTATKTVVITTTAEAEASSNKDGHEAVTSSSIKIED; encoded by the exons ATGGCTCAGCAGCAGAGACAACAGTTTCAGATGGGTGATACGAAGCTGACGAAAATCTTCGTGGGAGGATTGGCTTGGGAGACGCAGAAAGATACAATGAGACGTTACTTTGAGCAGTTTGGTGAAATAGTTGAAGCTGTCGTTATTTCTGATAAGAACACTGGCAGATCCAAAGGCTATGGCTTT GTGACGTTTAAGGAAGGAGAAGCAGCGATGAGAGCTTGTCAGAATATGAATCCTGTGATTGATGGACGAAGAGCTAATTGCAATCTTGCTTTTCTTGGTGCTCACAAACCTCGTCCTCCTACTTCTCCTAGACAtg GTAGATTTAGGTCACCAGGAGGAGCAGGATTAGTTTCTCCTTCTCCTCAGTTCAGaggctcttcttcttcctctgcttttGTTCAACACACTGGGCAATTCCCAATCCCTTACTCTGCTTATGG ATTCTCTGGTTATCCTCAAGAGGGAATGTACCCAATG AATTACTACAATCATCATCTCTATGGAGGACAGCAGTTTTCACCATATATGGGACCTCCATCATCAGGATCAACAGGAATGTTCCATGGTTACTATCCTTACTATCCTCAGTACAATCCAGCACAAAGCAGCAATCAAGCTCCAGCTCAAGCTCAAACTCATCATCAAGGTTTCAGCTTTCAATACACTACTCCTCCTGCTCCTCCTGTGTTACAATACCCTTACTTGCCTCATCAGCAATTCAGCTCTCAGCCTCCTCCACCTCCAATCCTCTCCCTTCCAACCTCTTTGGCTCTATCATTAGCATCTTCAGCTCCATCTTCATCCTCTTCAGCTTCCACCTCAG cTGCAACAACTGCAACCAAAACAGTGGTTATTACTACAACAGCAGAAGCTGAAGCTAGCAGCAACAAAGATGGTCATGAAGCAGTTACATCATCATCCATCAAGATAGAGGATTGA
- the LOC106414688 gene encoding NAC domain-containing protein 43 has protein sequence MMSKSMSISVNGQSQVPPGFRFHPTEEELLQYYLRKKVNSIKIDLDVIRDVDLNKLEPWDIQEMCKIGTTPQNDWYFFSHKDKKYPTGTRTNRATAAGFWKATGRDKIIYSNGRRIGMRKTLVFYKGRAPHGQKSDWIMHEYRLDDNIISPEDVTVREVVTIIGEASQDEGWVVCRIFKKKDLHKTLSSPIGGASLSGGGDMARATSSSQMFNDDTIDQLLELMGRSCKEELNLDPFMKLPNLESSSSQIVNNNCHVNSPDTNHDIHVSNVVDTSFVTSWAALDRLVASQLNGPISYSIATVDESHVDQDHLAFPSINRSGSYHAGLMQEYTPEMELWNTTTSSLLSSSDSFRHGSG, from the exons ATGATGTCCAAATCTATGAGCATATCAGTGAACGGACAATCTCAAGTGCCTCCTGGGTTTAGGTTTCACCCGACCGAGGAAGAGCTGCTGCAGTATTATCTCCGGAAGAAAGTCAATAGCATCAAGATCGATCTTGACGTTATTCGCGACGTTGATCTTAACAAGCTCGAGCCTTGGGATATTCAAG AGATGTGTAAAATAGGAACAACGCCTCAAAACGACTGGTATTTCTTTAGCCACAAGGACAAAAAATATCCGACGGGAACCAGAACCAACAGAGCTACGGCGGCCGGATTTTGGAAAGCAACGGGCCGTGACAAGATCATATATAGTAACGGCCGTAGGATCGGAATGAGAAAGACTCTTGTTTTTTACAAAGGTCGAGCTCCTCACGGCCAAAAATCTGATTGGATCATGCATGAGTATAGACTCGACGACAACATTATTTCCCCTGAGGATGTCACGGTTCGTGAG GTGGTGACTATTATTGGGGAGGCATCACAGGACGAAGGATGGGTGGTGTGTCGtattttcaagaaaaaagaCCTTCACAAAACCTTAAGCAGTCCCATCGGAGGAGCTTCCCTTAGTGGCGGCGGAGACATGGCAAGGGCGACGTCCTCATCTCAGATGTTCAACGATGATACTATTGACCAACTCCTAGAACTAATGGGGAGATCTTGTAAAGAAGAGCTAAATCTAGACCCTTTCATGAAACTCCCAAACCTCGAGAGCTCTAGCAGTCAAATAGTCAACAACAACTGCCACGTCAACTCTCCTGACACAAATCATGACATCCACGTCAGCAACGTGGTCGACACTAGCTTCGTTACCAGCTGGGCCGCTTTGGACCGGCTTGTGGCTTCGCAGCTAAACGGACCCATATCATACTCAATCGCAACCGTCGATGAGAGCCACGTTGATCAGGATCATCTCGCTTTCCCTAGCATAAACCGGTCCGGTTCGTACCACGCCGGTTTAATGCAAGAATATACACCGGAGATGGAGCTATGGAACACGACGACGTCCTCCCTATTATCATCATCTGACTCATTTCGCCACGGTAGTGGATAA